The following coding sequences lie in one Peribacillus frigoritolerans genomic window:
- a CDS encoding PH domain-containing protein produces MEPENRISNKALTVWKISGLISCSITWIISIAVLVLTIIFDWTYWVFGALIIISIIQSYLAIFLIPSVKWKRWRYEVRNTEIDIQSGIFVIKRTLIPMIRVQHVETKQGPLLRKYDLASVEISTAATLHVIPALDLAEADELRHYISRMASVEEEDV; encoded by the coding sequence ATGGAACCTGAAAATCGTATATCGAATAAGGCCTTGACCGTATGGAAAATCAGTGGTCTTATAAGCTGTTCAATAACCTGGATTATAAGCATCGCTGTACTCGTGCTTACAATCATTTTTGATTGGACATATTGGGTGTTTGGAGCGTTGATCATAATTTCGATAATCCAATCCTATCTGGCCATCTTTCTGATTCCATCGGTGAAATGGAAGAGGTGGCGTTACGAAGTAAGAAATACTGAAATTGATATCCAAAGTGGTATTTTCGTTATTAAAAGAACACTAATACCCATGATAAGGGTCCAGCATGTTGAAACGAAGCAAGGGCCATTATTAAGAAAATACGATTTAGCCTCCGTTGAAATTTCCACTGCAGCGACCCTTCATGTTATTCCTGCCTTGGACCTTGCAGAGGCAGATGAATTGCGGCATTATATTTCGAGAATGGCAAGTGTGGAGGAAGAAGATGTCTGA